In a single window of the Pseudomonas sp. B21-015 genome:
- a CDS encoding VacJ family lipoprotein: protein MAKYPLLIAALLCAGVANADNSKANAPVVVDKDGFKEPLSKLKFNPGLDQREFERSTLNALNVYDPLEEWNRRVYHFNYRFDQWVFLPVVNGYRYVTPSFLRTGVSNFFNNLGDVPNLVNSLLQFKGQRSMETTARLLLNTTIGVAGLWDPATAMGVPRQSEDFGQTLGFYGVPGGAYFVLPILGPSNLRDTAGLAVDYTGESAINFLNVSEVSSNHPEIWVLRGIDKRYQNGFRYGQLNTPFEYEKVRYVYTEARKLQIAE from the coding sequence GTGGCTAAATACCCCCTGCTGATCGCAGCGTTACTCTGTGCAGGCGTCGCCAATGCCGACAACAGCAAAGCCAACGCCCCGGTGGTGGTCGATAAAGACGGTTTCAAGGAACCGCTGAGCAAACTCAAATTCAACCCGGGGCTGGATCAGCGCGAATTCGAACGCTCGACGCTCAATGCGCTGAACGTCTATGACCCGCTGGAAGAGTGGAACCGCCGCGTCTACCACTTCAACTACCGTTTCGACCAATGGGTGTTCCTGCCCGTGGTCAACGGCTATCGCTACGTCACCCCAAGTTTCCTGCGCACCGGCGTCAGCAACTTCTTCAACAACCTCGGTGACGTGCCGAACCTGGTGAACAGCCTGCTGCAATTCAAGGGGCAGCGCTCGATGGAAACTACCGCACGCCTGCTGCTCAACACCACCATCGGTGTCGCCGGCCTGTGGGACCCGGCCACCGCCATGGGGGTGCCGCGCCAGAGCGAAGACTTCGGCCAGACCCTGGGTTTCTACGGCGTACCGGGCGGCGCCTACTTCGTGCTGCCGATCCTCGGCCCGTCGAACCTGCGTGACACCGCGGGCCTGGCGGTCGATTACACCGGCGAATCGGCGATCAACTTCCTGAACGTTTCCGAAGTCAGCTCCAACCACCCGGAAATCTGGGTACTGCGCGGTATCGACAAGCGCTATCAGAACGGCTTCCGCTACGGCCAGCTGAACACACCGTTCGAGTACGAAAAAGTGCGTTACGTGTATACCGAGGCGCGCAAGCTGCAGATCGCCGAGTAA
- a CDS encoding REP-associated tyrosine transposase: protein MPDLPASHRLRTGRYAEPNRIYLLTTNTLDREPVFADFALGRLVVHQFRQAQNTGLVNSLAWVVMPDHFHWLVELKKCSLSNLMRQTKSLIVREVNLSSNRNGPLWQQGYHDRALRREEDLVKMARYVVANPLRAGLVERLGDYPLWDAIWV from the coding sequence TTGCCTGATCTTCCTGCTTCACATCGCCTGCGAACGGGCCGCTATGCCGAACCCAATCGAATCTACTTACTGACTACCAATACACTTGATCGCGAGCCGGTTTTTGCGGATTTCGCATTGGGCAGATTGGTTGTTCATCAATTTCGCCAAGCACAAAACACAGGGTTAGTGAACTCACTGGCATGGGTCGTTATGCCTGATCACTTCCACTGGCTTGTCGAACTGAAAAAATGTTCGCTCAGTAATCTGATGCGTCAAACCAAGTCATTGATTGTTCGAGAGGTGAATCTTTCCAGCAATCGAAATGGGCCACTTTGGCAGCAGGGCTATCACGATCGGGCATTGAGGCGAGAGGAGGACTTGGTGAAGATGGCGCGGTATGTTGTCGCTAACCCTTTGCGGGCAGGGCTCGTTGAACGACTGGGCGACTATCCGCTGTGGGATGCTATTTGGGTTTGA
- a CDS encoding DUF808 domain-containing protein — MAGSSLLVLIDDIATVLDDVALMTKMAAKKTAGVLGDDLALNAQQVSGVRAEREIPVVWAVAKGSFLNKLILVPSALAISAFIPWLVTPLLMVGGAYLCFEGFEKLAHKFLHSQAEDQAEHAELVEAVANPAVDLVAFEKDKIKGAIRTDFILSAEIIAITLGTVTDASLTQQVIVLSGIAIVMTIGVYGLVAGIVKLDDLGLWLTRKPGQMAKSIGGGILRAAPYMMKSLSVIGTAAMFLVGGGILTHGVPVVHHWIEGITAGAGGAGFIVPTLLNAVAGIVAGAAVLVGVMAVSKIWKTVKA, encoded by the coding sequence ATGGCAGGAAGCAGTTTGCTGGTGCTGATCGACGACATCGCCACCGTACTGGACGACGTGGCGTTGATGACCAAAATGGCCGCGAAGAAGACCGCCGGTGTACTGGGCGACGATCTGGCGCTCAACGCCCAGCAGGTTTCCGGCGTGCGTGCCGAGCGGGAAATCCCGGTGGTATGGGCGGTGGCCAAGGGCTCGTTCCTCAACAAGCTGATCCTGGTGCCGTCGGCGTTGGCCATCAGCGCGTTCATTCCGTGGCTGGTCACGCCGTTGTTGATGGTCGGTGGCGCTTACCTGTGCTTCGAAGGCTTCGAGAAACTCGCCCACAAATTCCTGCATAGCCAAGCCGAAGATCAGGCCGAACACGCAGAGCTGGTCGAGGCTGTGGCCAACCCGGCGGTGGATCTGGTGGCGTTCGAGAAGGACAAGATCAAAGGGGCGATCCGTACCGACTTCATTCTCTCGGCGGAAATCATTGCCATCACCCTGGGCACTGTGACTGATGCATCGCTGACCCAACAAGTGATCGTGCTCTCGGGCATCGCCATCGTCATGACCATCGGCGTGTACGGGCTGGTGGCGGGCATCGTCAAACTCGACGACCTCGGTCTGTGGCTGACCCGGAAGCCCGGCCAGATGGCCAAAAGCATCGGCGGCGGGATTCTGCGTGCGGCGCCGTACATGATGAAAAGCCTGTCGGTAATCGGCACGGCGGCGATGTTTTTGGTCGGCGGCGGGATTCTGACCCACGGCGTGCCGGTGGTTCATCACTGGATCGAGGGTATCACCGCAGGTGCTGGTGGGGCCGGATTTATCGTGCCGACGTTGCTGAATGCGGTGGCCGGGATTGTGGCGGGTGCGGCGGTGTTGGTTGGGGTGATGGCTGTCAGCAAGATCTGGAAAACGGTAAAGGCCTGA
- a CDS encoding TetR/AcrR family transcriptional regulator, whose product MSTIRERNKELILRAASEEFADKGFAATKTSDIAAKAGLPKPNVYYYFKSKENLYREVLESIIEPILQASTPFNADGVPSEVLSGYIRSKIRISRDLPFASKVFASEIMHGAPHLSPDLVEQLNGQARHNIDCIQTWIDRGQIAPIDPNHLMFSIWAATQTYADFDWQISAVTGKAKLDEADYEAAAQTIIRLVLKGCEPDR is encoded by the coding sequence ATGAGCACTATCCGCGAGCGCAACAAAGAACTGATCCTGCGTGCCGCCAGTGAAGAATTTGCCGACAAGGGCTTCGCTGCGACCAAAACCAGTGACATCGCAGCCAAAGCGGGGCTGCCCAAGCCCAACGTCTACTACTACTTCAAATCCAAGGAAAACCTCTACCGCGAGGTCCTGGAAAGCATCATCGAGCCAATCCTGCAGGCCTCGACACCGTTCAACGCCGACGGTGTGCCCAGCGAAGTGCTGAGCGGCTACATTCGCTCGAAAATCCGCATCTCCCGTGATCTGCCCTTCGCCTCCAAGGTATTCGCCAGCGAAATCATGCACGGCGCCCCGCACTTGAGCCCCGACCTGGTCGAGCAGCTCAACGGCCAGGCCAGGCACAACATCGACTGCATCCAGACCTGGATCGACCGCGGCCAGATCGCCCCGATCGACCCCAACCACTTGATGTTCAGCATCTGGGCCGCGACCCAGACCTACGCCGACTTCGACTGGCAGATCTCTGCGGTGACCGGCAAGGCCAAGCTGGATGAAGCCGACTATGAAGCGGCGGCGCAGACGATTATCCGGTTGGTGCTCAAGGGGTGTGAGCCCGACCGATAA